GTAGGAGGGCGCATGGCGCGCCGCGGCGACAGGCTTCTGCTGGCTGCCGCAGCGCTCCTGCTCGGCACGATCGGCGCCGCGGCCGAGGACGCGAAGGTCGACACCATCGCGGACATCTCCAAATACTTGCAAACCTGCTGGAAACCGCCACCAGCCAGCAAGGCTCACCCTATCGACATCACCGTCATCGTGAGCTTTAACCGGAGCGGAAACATTTTGGGCCATCCGCGAATTTCCTATGAATCCGCGGATGCCACCGACGAAGACCGGCTGCAATACCGCATCGCAGTGATGGAGACATTGCAGCGCTGCACGCCGTTGCCATTTACCGATGCAATGGCCGGCGCGGCCGCGGGACGTCCCTTCGCGATCCCGATCCGTCGCCGGAAGACTTCACCTCCAACACAAGAGAGACGAGCATGAGCGTCACCGAAAACACATTGATCCTCGAGACCACGCAGGGCCCCGTCACCATCGAAATGCGCCCGGACCTCGCGCCCGGCCATGTTGCCCGCATCAAGGAGCTGGTCCGCGAGGGCTTCTACGACGGCATCGTGTTCCATCGTGTGATCGAGGGCTTCATGGCGCAGACCGGCTGTCCGCACGGCACCGGCACCGGCGGGTCGGGCAAGAAGCTGAAGGCCGAGTTCAACAAGGAGCCGCATGTCCGCGGCACGACCTCGATGGCGCGTGCGGCGAGCCCCGACTCCGGCGACAGCCAGTTCTTCATCTGCTTCGACGACGCCCGCTTCCTCGACAACCAGTACACGGTATGGGGCAAGGTCACCGAGGGCATGGAGAACGTCGACAAGATCAAGCGCGGCGAACCGGTGCAGAATCCGGACAAGATCGTCAAGGCGCGGATGGCGGCCGACAAGGAGTAACGGCGGCTTCTTGCCGTCGTCATGCCCCGCGCAGGCGGGGCATGTGGTTACGATTATGATCGTGAGTACTGGATCGCCCGCCCCAGTGCGCAAGTGCGCACAAGGCGGGCGATGACAAGTTCTGGGCATGCGCACTGATCTCTTCGATTTCGATCTGCCGCCCGAGCGCATCGCATTGCGCCCGGCCAGCCCGCGCGACTCCGCGAAGATGCTGGTCGTGCAGAACGGCGCGCTGCGCGACCAGACCATTGCCGATCTGCCGCAATGGCTGAAGCCGGGTGACCAACTCGTCGTCAACGACACCAAGGTGATCGCGGCGCAGCTCAAGGGCCGCCGCATCGGCCGCGAGACCGAGCCGAAGATCGAGGCAACGCTGATCAAGCGCCTCGATGGCTCGCGCTGGCAGGCGCTGGTGAAGCCGGCGAAGAAGCTCGTCCCTGGCGACCGCATCCGCTTCGGCAATGAGGGCAAGGTCTGCCTGCTCGGGCATCTCGATGCCGAGGTCGAGGCCAAGGGGATGGAAGGCGAGGTGACGCTGTCGTTCTCGTTCCACGGTCCGGCACTGGACCAAGCGATCGCCGATCTCGGCAGCCCGCCGCTGCCGCCCTACATCGCCTCCAAACGCACGCCTGACGATCAGGATCTCGCCGACTACCAGACCATGTTCGCGGCGAACGAAGGCGCCGTGGCCGCGCCGACCGCGGGGCTGCATTTCACGCCGGCGCTGGAGCAGCGGCTGCGCGCGCGGGGCGTCGGCATCGTCAGGGTCACGCTGCATGTCGGGGCAGGGACGTTCCTGCCGGTGAAGGTCGAGGACACCGACGCTCACAAGATGCATGCCGAATGGGGCACGATCTCCGCCGGGATGGCGGAGCAGCTCAACACCGCGCGAAAAAGCGGCGGCCGCATCGTCGCCGTCGGCACCACGTCATTGCGGCTGCTCGAGAGTGCCGCGAGCGAGGATGGCAGCATCCAGCCGTTCGCGGCCGAGACCTCGATTTTCATCACGCCCGGCTATCGCTTCCGCGCCGTCGATATCTTGATGACGAACTTCCATCTGCCGAAGTCGACATTGTTCATGCTGGTGTCGGCCTTCGCGGGGCTGGGGACGATGAAGCAGGCCTACGCGCATGCGATCGCGAACGAGTATCGATTCTACTCGTATGGGGATGCGTGCCTGCTGTTTAGGGCAGTACCGTAGGGTGGGTTAGCCGTAAGGCGTAACCCACCACTTCTCGGTAAAGAGGTGGATTACGCCTTCGGCTAATCCACCCTACGCACCCTTCCGTTACGCCATCACCCGCTGCGGCAAGAGCTCTGCGATCTGCACGGCGTTCAGCGCTGCGCCCTTGAGCAACTGATCGGCCGCCACGAACATCGAGATCGAATGGCCGGAGGGATCGCTGAGGTCCTTGCGGATGCGGCCGACCAGGACGTCGTCCTGGCCCGAAGCGTCGATCGGCATCGGGAAGTAGTTCTTGACGCGGTCGTCGACGACCTTGACGCCCGGCGCCTGGGCCATGATGGCACGAACCTGGTCCTCGCCGATCGGCTTCTCGCATTCGAAAGTGATGGCCTCGCAATGCGCGCGCAGCACCGGCACGCGGACGCAGGTGACGCCGATCGCAATCTTCTCGTCCTCGAAGATCTTGCGGGTCTCCTTGATGACCTTGGTCTCTTCGTCGTTGTAGCCGGTCTCGGGGTCGACAGCGGTGTTGTGGTTGAAGAGGTTGAACGCGTAGGGGTGCGGCATCACCTTGGGCGTATAGACCTGCCCGTTGAGATTGGCACGGGTGGACTCGACGAGCTCGTCCATCGCGGCCGCACCGGCGCCCGACGCCGCCTGGTAGGTCGAGATGATCACGCGCTTGATCCGGTTCCTCTGGTGGATAGGCCAGAGCGGCACCAGCGCGGTGATCGCGGCGCAGTTCGGGTTGGCGATGATGCCCTTGTGGTCGCGGATGCGATTGCCGTTGACCTCGGGAATCACCAGCGGGACGTTCGGGTCCATGCGGAAGGCGGAGGAGTTGTCGACGACGACGGCGCCGGCCTTGACTGCGATGGGCGCGAACTTCTTGGAGATGCCGCTGCCCGCGGAGAACAGCGCGATGTCGACGCCCTCGAAGGCGCGTTCGGTCAATTCCTCGATGACGACATCCTTGCCGCGGAACGACACCGTCTTGCCGGCGGAGCGGGCGCTGGCGAGCGCCTTGAGCTTACCGACGCGAAAGCCGCGCTTGTCCATGGTGGCGATGAATTCGGCGCCCACCGCACCGGTGACGCCGACAATCGCGACGACGGGATCGTTACTCACTGTGTCCTCCATTGAGATCGATTTAGACAACAAAAAAGCCCCGGACCTGGAAGGGCGGGGCTTCGGTAGAGCTGATGCGTTTTAGTCGACGACTACGCGCGCACGCCTCCCCGGGCCCCGAAGGCCGTGGTGGTTTTGGTCGTGCGTTTGGTGGTCGTGAACATGGTGGCGACTTATGCGGGAGAGTTTCGCGCCCGTCAATGGCTTTTCGGCGGGCTCGGGGGCTGCCGTTATTTGCCCCGCGCGCCCGGCGGCTCGAGCAGCACCTCCTTGAGGTCGTCGCCGCTGATGACGACGATCGCGAAATTGAGCCGGCCGCGCTCGCGCACCAGCCCGCCGCTGATGGCCTTGCCTGATGCCGCCTGCTCGGCGACGCGCACCGCGTCAGCCAGGCGGTGCTTGATGATGCCGAGCGCCGCGAGGTTGCTGCGATCCTCGTTGTCCAGCTCGGTCAAGGGCAGGGCGGCTTCGCCGCCAATGACCTCGCCGGTCGCCGCGTTGATGGTGGATCGCCAGATCCGGTCGTTGTGCAGGGTCTTGACCCGGTACACCGGCACGCCGGAGCCGCCGTCGAAGCTGATATCCGCCGTGGTGGCGCCGGCATGACGGGCTTCCGCGATCGCCATCGCCTGGCTGATCGAGATCGACGAAGAGCGGAAGCGCTCGATTTCGCGGCTGACGGCCTGGCGGTCCGCCGCAGCGTCCCCATCTGTCTCGCCGTGGAGGGCGGCAGGCGTCGAGCCTGCCGAGACGGTCGCGCGAACAGGTGCTGCGATGAGCAGCCCGGACAGGGCGATCGCCAGCAACCCGTATACCCCTGGTCTTGTCGCGCTCATGGTCCAAACCTTTGGCCGGCAGATCTTGAGCCGGCACATCTCGGGCCAGCAAGTCTGCCGGATGTTCGTAAAGAAATCGCGGCCGGCCTTGGGCTTCGGCCGGCCGCGGAACGTCGCTACCGGGCTGTACCCGTCGCGGCGATCCAAGCGGCCCGGTCCTCTTTTGGGGCTGGTGAAAAAAGTGGCCCGCACCGCTCTATAAACAAAACCATACCGTATCGTTTTATTTTGGTCAACGAAGCGGCCGGCGTCCGCGGGGGACAAATTGCCGGTCTCACGGAAATGTCAGCGGGAGGGGCGGCGCCGTTGCGCGGGTTTTGGTGCGCTCGGAATGCGGTCCGCCGGACCGATCGCGCCGGCCAGGAACAGCTTGATTGCCGCCCGCATCCGCTTCTCGGCGGCCTTCAGCTCCATCGGCGTCCCGAACGTCGCCATGCGGTGCGTGTGGCCGACCACGACGTCGAGGAACACCTCGGCTGCGATCGTGGTGTCGTCGACGTCAAGCGCGCCCTGCGCCACCAGATGATCGAAGAAGCGCGCGGTGGTCGCGACGGCCTTCAGCCAGCCCTCTTCCTTGCCGAGCTTGGCGACGTCGGGGAAGTTGATGGCCTGTGACGTCATCATGCGGCTGAAGGCCACGGCGTCGGGACCGCAGGTGAAATTGAGCATCTCGCGCCCGATCTCGACCAGCCGCTGTTCGACCGGGATATCGGAGGCGCTGCTGAGCTGCGTTTCTGCCGCAGCCGACAGCGGCGCCAACCAGCGCGCGATCTCACGGCGGAGAACGGCGGCAAACAGGCCGCGCTTGTCGCCGTAACGGGAATAGACGGTAGGCTTGCTGACCCGCGCGGCCTCGGCCACCGCATCGAGCGAGGTCGCGTCAAAGCCGCGATCGAGGAACAGGCGGGTGGCGACCTCGATCAGCCGCTGGTCGCGCTCGATCGCGGCGCTCTTGGTGGGCCGGCCGCCGCGCGACTTCGAGGCCTCGCGGCGTGGTGCGGCCGTTCTTGTCTTGGTCGCAGTCAATCCCATGCCCCGTGAGCCCTGCGCGTTCCTGGTAGTGATCATTGCTCTATAACGCGCAGCAACCGGGGCGTCATCGCGTTTCTGGCCGAATTGGCCATATCGTCAACGGTCTTCCACCAGCGCCGTTCCGCGATGCTGATATCACGGCATCCGCGAGGTCCAGGCCTGGCCGCCGGCCGCTTTCTCGTATCCGTATTGATAGAGCGCCCGCATATAACCGGTATCAAAGCCCTCGGACGGCGGCGCCGGGTAATCGCGCTCGATATAGGAAAGATGGAATCCGAGGTGGTTGCGCTGGGCAAAATCGTAGGTCGACAGGATGATGGAGCGCGTCTGCGATTGCGTGATGGCGGACAGGCTGCGTGAGGCGACATCGATCGTGCTGTTGGCGACCAGCTCGAAATTGCGTTCGATCTTCTTGTTGACGAGGATGTAGATATCCATCTTCGCGTTGCCGGGCAGGCGTCCCTGCAACAGCAAGGCCTCGGGCAGCGTCAGCACCGGGGCCGTCACGCCGCCATCGACATGCATCTCCTGGAATTTGCGCCCCTGGCCTTCGGCCTCGATCAGGATGGGCGGAAACACCAGGGGAATGCTGGCGGAGGCCGCCATCACGTCACGAAACAGCTTCAGCGCCTCGGGCGTGCCGACCGCGGCGATCTTGCCCATGTCCCAGATCGCGGTGCGCTGGGTGTCGAGATCGGTGGTGACGACGAGGAGCCGCCGGCCCTTGGCGTTCTCGCGCGCGACCTGGGCCATGATCTCCGGCCCGACATAGCGCGCGACGAGCTCGCGCAGCCGCGTATTGCCGAACAGGCCGGAGCCGAACAGCACGCGGATGATGCTGGGATCGCCCAAGAGGCTTTCGGCGATACCGCTGGTGTAGAGCTCGCGCAGCGTGTCGTCATATTGCGATCCGAGGAAGGCAAAGGGTGCGATCAGGCCGCCGGTGCTGACACCCGAGACAACGGAGAAGGTCGGGCGGTTGCGCGCTGCGCTCCAGCCATTGAGCACACCGACGCCGTAGGCTCCATCGGCGCCGCCGCCGGAGAGCGCCAGATAGGTTCGGCTTCCAGTCGCCTTGTCCTGCTCGAAACTGAATTTGGTGACGGGCTCGTCGGCGTAGCGCCTCAGCCCCTCGATATCGAGCACGCGCGAGCGGCTTGCATCGGCCGCCGTGTAGGGGGTGCGGGGGATCGAGGTGCAGGCGGCGAGCGCCAGGCTGCACGCCACGACCAGCGACCTGATCACGCGCTTTGTCCAGCCGTCGGAGCTGGCGGACGTGTCCGTCGAACATGGGGGGAGGGGCATCGGTCGGTGGCTGGCGATCACGCATCTACGGCCGCCGGCCATGTGCCGCGGCGTCTCGTCCAACCCCCACGGCGAAACTACACTGTATCGTTTTGTTTATCAAGCGGCTGCGGTCATCACGTCCGCGTCAACGCCGTCCCGGTCTGGGGCAACGTGCGGGTTGATCAGGCTCGCCCGACACGCAATAAGCACCGCCATGAATCCTCCCGCTACTGGTCTTCCCAATCATTTCGAGCTGCTCGCCACCGATGGCGCCGCGCGCACTGGGCGCCTGACCACGCCTCACGGCGTGGTGCGGACCCCTGCCTTTATGCCTGTCGGCACCGCCGGTGCCATGAAGGGAATGCACTGGCGCGAAGTGCGCGATGCCGGCGCCGATATCGTGCTCGGCAACACCTATCATCTGATGCTGCGTCCCGGCGCGGAGCGCATCGCCGCGCTCGGCGGTCTGCAGCGGTTCACGGGTTGGAACGGGCCGATGCTGACGGATTCCGGCGGTTTCCAGGTGATGTCGCTGGCGGACCTGCGCAAGGTCAGCGAGCACGCCGTGACCTTCCGCTCGCATATCGACGGCGCCAAGGTCGAGCTGTCGCCGGAGCGCTCGATCGAGGTGCAGCGCTTCCTCGGCTCCGACATCGCCATGCAGATGGACGAATGCGTGCGGCTGCCGGCCGAGCGCGACGACATCGAGCGCGCGATGCGGCTGTCGCTGCGCTGGGCCGAACGAAGCAAGCGCGCCTTCGAGAGCGCACCGGACGGCTACATGCTGTTCGGCATCGTGCAGGGCGGCGACGTACCGGAGCTGCGCCACGCGAGCGCGCAAGGCCTGGTCGAGATCGGCTTCCACGGTTATGCGATCGGCGGCCTTGCCGTCGGCGAGCCGCAGGCCGTGATGCTGGCGATGATCGACGAGACCGCGCCACGGCTACCGGCGGACCGGCCGCGCTACCTCATGGGTGTCGGCACGCCCGACGACATTCTCGAGGCGGTGAAGCGCGGCGTCGACATGTTCGATTGCGTGATGCCGACGCGCAATGGCCGCCACGGTGTCGCCTTCACCCGCTTCGGCCAGGTGAACTTGCGCAACGCCCGCCACGCCGACGATCCGCGTCCGCTCGACGAGGAGAGCGTGTGGCCGTCAACGCGCAATTGCGCGCGCGCCTATCTTCACCATCTCGTCAAGGCAGGCGAGACGCTGGGAGCGATGCTGCTGTCCGAAATCAATATCGCCTACTACCAGTTCCTGATGCAGGGCATCAGGGACGCGATCGCACACGGAACATTCGACGAGTTCTACCAGCGTACGCGCGAGGACTGGGCGAGGGGCGACATCGCCCCGCGCTAGGTCAGAGCATGATCCGGAAAAGTGTGAAGCGGTTTTCCGACAAGATCATGCTCCAGCAATAAAGTCAGTTGCACACGATCCGCTGCTTGACGGCATGCTTGGTCACGAAACCGTAGCCGCAATTGTCGCAGGTCCAGAGATACGAGATCATGTGGTCTGAGACGTAGGCGGATGCTTCGGCGGCGACCATGGAATCGGCGCAGACGGGACAGGTGGGCAACTCGCTGCAACGCGGATCACGCCTTGGCGCGACGGTCGACAACACTTCAGCAACTGCTGACATCGTGGTGACCTCCCTGCTTCGAGACCTAAGTCTAACATAAGCAGAATCAGTTGACGAGGTCGCAACACGAACGTGTTGATTTTTCGTAATTGCTTCTGCTTCGGCGCCTTCTTAGCGATTGTTCCGGATCTATCGCAACGCAAACAACAGTGTGCATTGCGATAAGACGCATGACATTAGGTTGATCGCATGTCGTGCAAAGCTGCTTACGGCGCCTGCACCTGCACCGGCTTTCCAATCTCGGTCATTGAACCGGGGGCGATCACGAGATAGCGGCGCGAATCCGGTGTGTCGCTCTGCACAATCTGACGGATCGGACCAAGCGCATTGACGAT
This genomic interval from Bradyrhizobium guangzhouense contains the following:
- a CDS encoding TetR/AcrR family transcriptional regulator — translated: MGLTATKTRTAAPRREASKSRGGRPTKSAAIERDQRLIEVATRLFLDRGFDATSLDAVAEAARVSKPTVYSRYGDKRGLFAAVLRREIARWLAPLSAAAETQLSSASDIPVEQRLVEIGREMLNFTCGPDAVAFSRMMTSQAINFPDVAKLGKEEGWLKAVATTARFFDHLVAQGALDVDDTTIAAEVFLDVVVGHTHRMATFGTPMELKAAEKRMRAAIKLFLAGAIGPADRIPSAPKPAQRRRPSR
- a CDS encoding peptidylprolyl isomerase, with the translated sequence MSVTENTLILETTQGPVTIEMRPDLAPGHVARIKELVREGFYDGIVFHRVIEGFMAQTGCPHGTGTGGSGKKLKAEFNKEPHVRGTTSMARAASPDSGDSQFFICFDDARFLDNQYTVWGKVTEGMENVDKIKRGEPVQNPDKIVKARMAADKE
- a CDS encoding patatin-like phospholipase family protein, encoding MPLPPCSTDTSASSDGWTKRVIRSLVVACSLALAACTSIPRTPYTAADASRSRVLDIEGLRRYADEPVTKFSFEQDKATGSRTYLALSGGGADGAYGVGVLNGWSAARNRPTFSVVSGVSTGGLIAPFAFLGSQYDDTLRELYTSGIAESLLGDPSIIRVLFGSGLFGNTRLRELVARYVGPEIMAQVARENAKGRRLLVVTTDLDTQRTAIWDMGKIAAVGTPEALKLFRDVMAASASIPLVFPPILIEAEGQGRKFQEMHVDGGVTAPVLTLPEALLLQGRLPGNAKMDIYILVNKKIERNFELVANSTIDVASRSLSAITQSQTRSIILSTYDFAQRNHLGFHLSYIERDYPAPPSEGFDTGYMRALYQYGYEKAAGGQAWTSRMP
- the queA gene encoding tRNA preQ1(34) S-adenosylmethionine ribosyltransferase-isomerase QueA, with product MRTDLFDFDLPPERIALRPASPRDSAKMLVVQNGALRDQTIADLPQWLKPGDQLVVNDTKVIAAQLKGRRIGRETEPKIEATLIKRLDGSRWQALVKPAKKLVPGDRIRFGNEGKVCLLGHLDAEVEAKGMEGEVTLSFSFHGPALDQAIADLGSPPLPPYIASKRTPDDQDLADYQTMFAANEGAVAAPTAGLHFTPALEQRLRARGVGIVRVTLHVGAGTFLPVKVEDTDAHKMHAEWGTISAGMAEQLNTARKSGGRIVAVGTTSLRLLESAASEDGSIQPFAAETSIFITPGYRFRAVDILMTNFHLPKSTLFMLVSAFAGLGTMKQAYAHAIANEYRFYSYGDACLLFRAVP
- a CDS encoding PepSY domain-containing protein, which translates into the protein MSATRPGVYGLLAIALSGLLIAAPVRATVSAGSTPAALHGETDGDAAADRQAVSREIERFRSSSISISQAMAIAEARHAGATTADISFDGGSGVPVYRVKTLHNDRIWRSTINAATGEVIGGEAALPLTELDNEDRSNLAALGIIKHRLADAVRVAEQAASGKAISGGLVRERGRLNFAIVVISGDDLKEVLLEPPGARGK
- the tgt gene encoding tRNA guanosine(34) transglycosylase Tgt; translated protein: MNPPATGLPNHFELLATDGAARTGRLTTPHGVVRTPAFMPVGTAGAMKGMHWREVRDAGADIVLGNTYHLMLRPGAERIAALGGLQRFTGWNGPMLTDSGGFQVMSLADLRKVSEHAVTFRSHIDGAKVELSPERSIEVQRFLGSDIAMQMDECVRLPAERDDIERAMRLSLRWAERSKRAFESAPDGYMLFGIVQGGDVPELRHASAQGLVEIGFHGYAIGGLAVGEPQAVMLAMIDETAPRLPADRPRYLMGVGTPDDILEAVKRGVDMFDCVMPTRNGRHGVAFTRFGQVNLRNARHADDPRPLDEESVWPSTRNCARAYLHHLVKAGETLGAMLLSEINIAYYQFLMQGIRDAIAHGTFDEFYQRTREDWARGDIAPR
- a CDS encoding aspartate-semialdehyde dehydrogenase, translated to MEDTVSNDPVVAIVGVTGAVGAEFIATMDKRGFRVGKLKALASARSAGKTVSFRGKDVVIEELTERAFEGVDIALFSAGSGISKKFAPIAVKAGAVVVDNSSAFRMDPNVPLVIPEVNGNRIRDHKGIIANPNCAAITALVPLWPIHQRNRIKRVIISTYQAASGAGAAAMDELVESTRANLNGQVYTPKVMPHPYAFNLFNHNTAVDPETGYNDEETKVIKETRKIFEDEKIAIGVTCVRVPVLRAHCEAITFECEKPIGEDQVRAIMAQAPGVKVVDDRVKNYFPMPIDASGQDDVLVGRIRKDLSDPSGHSISMFVAADQLLKGAALNAVQIAELLPQRVMA